In one window of Flavobacterium ginsengisoli DNA:
- a CDS encoding bestrophin family protein, with protein sequence MITYNTKDWFTFIFHFHKSDTVRKLFTIMIAIGIYATIVCYLELQYFKVTKNDYIYNIPMMHGMLGFVISLLLVFRTNTAYDRWWEGRKLWGGLVNNSRNLAIKLSAILKDENDRKFFRKFIPMYAEILNIHLKDEETSKQLFEDVDLEIDHHKHKPNQLKRIMYHKINDLYDAGKISGDQLITINEELVAFTDICGACERIKNTPIPYSYSAFIKKFIFFYTMTLPFGYSVSLGYLVAPVVVFIFYVLASLELIAEEIEDPFGNDENDLPTRKISENIKKHVEELI encoded by the coding sequence ATGATTACATACAATACCAAAGACTGGTTCACCTTTATTTTCCATTTTCATAAATCGGATACCGTTCGAAAACTGTTTACGATTATGATTGCAATTGGAATATACGCCACTATTGTATGTTATCTTGAACTTCAGTATTTTAAGGTAACCAAAAACGATTATATTTATAACATTCCGATGATGCACGGAATGCTTGGATTTGTGATTTCGCTTTTGCTTGTTTTTAGAACCAATACCGCTTATGACAGATGGTGGGAAGGCCGAAAACTTTGGGGCGGACTTGTAAATAACAGCCGTAATCTAGCTATTAAACTTTCAGCAATTTTAAAAGATGAGAATGATAGAAAGTTTTTTAGAAAATTTATTCCGATGTATGCTGAAATTCTGAATATCCATTTAAAAGACGAAGAAACCAGCAAACAGCTTTTTGAAGATGTTGATTTGGAAATTGATCATCACAAACACAAACCGAACCAGTTAAAAAGAATAATGTATCATAAAATCAACGATTTGTATGATGCAGGAAAAATTTCTGGCGATCAGCTTATTACCATAAATGAAGAATTAGTCGCTTTTACAGATATCTGTGGAGCTTGTGAGCGTATTAAAAATACGCCTATTCCCTACTCTTACAGTGCTTTTATAAAGAAATTCATCTTCTTTTACACGATGACACTTCCATTTGGCTATTCTGTTAGTTTAGGATATTTAGTTGCGCCTGTGGTGGTTTTTATCTTTTATGTATTGGCAAGTTTAGAGTTGATTGCGGAAGAAATCGAAGATCCATTTGGAAATGACGAAAATGATCTACCAACAAGAAAAATTTCTGAAAACATCAAAAAACACGTTGAAGAACTGATTTAA